The following nucleotide sequence is from Aspergillus luchuensis IFO 4308 DNA, chromosome 1, nearly complete sequence.
gaAGTGCAGGGGGAGGTGCACAGGTAGTTCTCCAACCAGGCGACGTTCTTGACGTCCAAGTGGTTGGTAGGCTCATCGAGCAGCAGGATATCGGGGGACTCGAACACGGCACGGGCCAGAGccagcttcatcttccatccaccagagagggaggtgatggGACCCTCGAACTGCTCACGCAGGAAACCGAACTCCTCGAGCTTggcctcgacctcctcctggCTAGTCTGGACACCGACCTCGCGGAGCTTCTTGATGGTCCAGCCAATGACGGTCTGCTCAGTATCGGCGGCATCCAAGTCGTGCTCAACGTAGACGGTCTTGACCTCATCCTTCTTGGGGAAGCCCTCAAGCTGCTCGTTGTTGATGGCACGCATGAGAGTGGTCTTACCGGTACCGTTGGGGCCGAGCAGACCGTAACGCTGACCACGCTTGAGGCGGAGGCTGGTCTGGTTCAGCAGAATCTTGGCACCGTAAGCCAGGGAGAAAGTGCAGTTGCACagatcctcaccctcctcctcgtcggagagaacctcatcctcagcagCGGCACCGGGGGAGGCGCGCTTGCGGAGGGTCTCGACGATGGGCTTGGCCTCCTCGTCACCAACGATGGCAGCGATGTAGGGAAGGGCGTTCTGGGTCCAGCTGGTGACCTCGGCGTCCTTCTCGTCGACGAGCTGACCAGCGATGGCAGCAACGTAGGTGATGACGGACTCGGCCTTCTCAGCCTGGGCGGAGAACTTGGAAGAGAGAATCTCCTTGAGGATAGCGGAGACGGTGGAGATGTCACCAGCGGTGGAGATCTCGGGGATCTTGCCGTTCTTGACATCACCGACACGGCACAGGGTGTCCAGACCCTGCTTGGTCTTACCACGAGCCTCGGGGTCGGCCAGAGTCTCGTAGTTCTTCTCAAGACGGGGCATCAACTTGGGCAAGAAGGGAGCGACAATCTGGGGGTCCTCCACGAGCTTACACATGTTGTCAACGATGACAGCGGACTTACGCTTGATGGCAGTCTCACGCTCAACCAGACCACGGTCCAGCAGGGGGACCATGATGGCGAGGGTGGGTCCGGTGACATCGGAGACGAAAGTGGTAGCACCGAGCAAGTGAACGGTCTCGGGGACGTTCTCGGGCTTGGCGATACACTTGATGAGCTCGGGAATGAAACGCTCAATATCCTTGTTGACGATCAGACCGCAGACCTTCTCCATGGTAGCGTAGGCAGCCTTCTTGATGTCGGCCTTGGTGTCCCACATGGCCTCAGAGACAACGGGGATGAGCTCGGGGACACGGAAAGAGAGCTGAGCGGGGGCAGTCTCGACGAGAGCGTTGATGCACTCGAGAGCAGCCAGCTTCTCCTGCCACTTCTGGGCGTTGGCGAGGGACTCGAGGACGGGGGGAAGGACAGCCTTGACGGCGTTGCCGTTGACACCCTTCACGATGGCGAGGGCAGCACCCTGGGCGGCGTTCTTGACGGGAACCATCTTGTCACCGACGGCGGCAAGGACGGGGCCGAGGAGGGTGACGAGGTGAGGCTCAACACCAGGAGCGATGGTGGCGTGGGAGGCAATAGCACGGATACCCTCGCAGGCACGCTCACGGACAACAGCAtccttcttgttgctgaGCTGCTTCTGGAAGGTCTCGACAGCCCTGAAAATTTTTCATGTTAGCCATCCGCCACCGACCACATAGACGGCAGAGCGGGGTATTCTGCAGGTTATACATACTTGAGAGGGAGAGCCTGCTCGGGGATAGGGCCGCTGAACAGGTGGGCCAGGTTGTCGGCAGCAGCGTTCACCTCATcctgggaggaagagatgtTGAGGTTCTTGATGAGGTCCTCAAGGACAGCGACAGACTGAGCAGTCTCCTTGCCGGAGACAGCAGGAACGGACGAAACATCAACAGCAGGCATTTTGATCGTGAAAGACGATGTCGTAACGtcggagagagaaaaaaggaagaagaaaaaggaggagaaaagaagcgagaACGGGTGGAAAGCGTTCTATTAGGGTATCTCGATAAGAGGTGGCGGGCCCACGAAACCGCGTCTGGAAATTTTCACAGCACGCAGCAAACGCTCTAACACGGCCGCACAGgcaaaatctatttttttgtCCGAGAAACgacaaaaaacaaaacaaattTTTAAGATAGAGGAGCAAACCTCTTagaagagagagatgaaggatggggagaaaaagggagggaggaggggggggaagcGAAGGTGGGTGGAGGAAAGTGATATTTATCGCTTTGTGGCCTGCGTTTCGCCGCCCAACTTTTTTCAGTCCCGCCGCCAGTCCCAGAAAATCTCTTTTAATGAAAAAATTTTCGCTGTTCCTTAGAATTTGTCCCGCACTAACTTCGTTTCCGGTGTAGCGGCGATGGGCTGTCGAAGCAACCAACCGTGGCTCGTGAATGACTCTATCTGCAGCCGCTGATTGGCTGGACTTTCGTTTTCGCTGAGTCAGCCGCGTTGAACCCTCAGCCAAGGTTGCCCTGGTTGCTGCTCAACCATCAGGTTCGCTCCATCCTCACGGTCTGCCCGCTGCCATCATGGATCTTTGAAGGTTATTCCTGGCCATCGCCTTCCTGCCGTTCGTTCCGACTCTTTTCCGTGCGGGAATCAGCGGAGATGGAGCAGTGGGAGCGGATATCTTGGGAAATCATGATAGCCTTCCCCGACCGATATTACCCCGTCAAGAGGGATTGTGATTATTTTTACATACTTTCTGCTACTTTGTAACATATGGGATGGGCTGCCAGCCAATCCCCTTTCAGATCATCGAGCCATTTGCAAGCATCATCAAGTTGCCCCTTTCTTTGACAGGGCTGAGAGGGTCTTGAGCACAGCCGGTTTCTGTACcaccctttctcccccttaTTGTTACTTCTGAGGATACTTGGAACGTCGCAGAATCCTCCCTACCGTTGTCCATCCCAAGTCTGGGGAAATTATTGTCAGGCTTTCATCGCTTATGGCGGAACGAACATCTTCACATGTGTATGCCAGCGTAGCAATGCTGTGAGGACAGTTCAGTACTTACTCTTCAGACTAGCCAGTCATCAATAGCCATTAGTTATTCATACCTTGAGCCGGTCTAGGCTGACGGGCGAAAACGGAGAACGATCTGGCTCCGGGCCATGGCTCTTGGTAACTCTAACTTAGTAGAGTTTTCGTTATTATGATTTTTGATTTTACCCCCTTCTGTTATCCCTTTTCTGAAGTCTTTCTGCCTCGAAGGGGGGCTGCGCCACTTCACCCCGGGAATGATCAGAGGTGGCGACCGGCAtgaaagcagcagcatctgcaGGGCCAACCAAGCCATGATGACACGGAGGGGCGGAGACTAGCCGGCCGCAGTAGATTATTATCAGTCTATCTATCAGGATGTTGCACCCCCGGATTAATGGCGTGTCAAGGACATTATCAAGGTATGTGCCAGCATGCAGCGCCATCATGATTTGAATGATGGTTTGTCGATGCATTTTGTGGTAAGATGCAGGCAGGCCTGGGAAAATCCTGCCCGAAGCATAACCATGTTGTTAAGAAAAGGAGCATTATACTTTTGCGCCCGGAGATTGTTCCCCAGAGAGTCATGGATGCCTTATTATTGCCAAACACAAAGGGATAGGCGACTAAACACTCTCAGGCATAATTCCGGGGTTTAAGCGTCGCAAACACACGTCTGAAACAATGGCTCATTGGCAGGAGTCGATGCATCACCGCCATTTGTCTGACTCAGGCTTTTCTCACCGCATTCAAATATAACTGGCTTTAATCACTTTTCTTTACGTTATGTTGCCGATTGGCGTGTTGAGACCAAGTAACTTTACAGCCCTTCTTCAAAGTGATATCCAGGCCTGCCGCCTCAGCCAACCCGAGAACCGTGCCTTATGATGTGCACCGTCAGTCTTCAGAATATGGGGGCCCCCCTCTTATCGCTCTTATCGGCTATCGAATTTTGAGTTCAATTTTCTCCGGatctccttccattccttaTCCCCCGCGAAAATATCCAAATCTGCAGTGGCAACCTGCAACCAACCACACTATTGCCACAACAACGGTGGAAGTAGAAACCTTCTTAGAACTCGTGAGCGCTATTCGCCCATGATGGTGGGTCGACACGTTGTTTTCCTACCGACACCTCGGAGTCTCTAAAGTGCACATCCAAtactcttctcctctcttcgcGAGATGGCAAAGTACCCTTAAAAGTATCTATTTGGCAGATACAAATTGTCTCTCTACCTTCACTAACCATCATGGTTATCTCATGATGAGTCATTAGTAACCATTACTATCCCTTTTGGGTGTTGCCCCGGGTGCTAACCTTCAGCGCCCTTGGTACAGCaaattactacttactatattCTGGACCTCAATCTAAACCTGCTATCAGACAATCGCGTCGCGTCTGTCTTACCATAATTCTGTCTCTTGAATATCCAACAGTTCCAATCCACGACATCATGGAGTAATATACAAAGTAATAGTTCGCTCTCGCTTCGGCTCATTCACATCTAACCATGGAAGAGTCAAGAGGCGGAGCACTATAAGTAAAGAGAGCCACACAGATATATCAATCTGTTGTCACAAGTTGTCCTTAATCTACATCAATTTCAGGCTCCTGATAAATTTAACCCGTGTTAGCTGCTTGCGACGTAGCGTGCGTGATTCCCGCCTCAGAACTGCGTCAGGAATGTTGACGATGCGCAAGAACTATACTTACACAAGTCCGGCCTTTGACCGACTCATGCCGTCCCATGCTGTCATGGCTTGAATTTATCTACGTGATACAATTAGGGCATGGCGAGGACACATGACGACATTGCTCGATATGTCGTGATCTGGTACTAATATACCATAAATCCCGAGTACAACTGACGAAACCCGTTTATTGTAGTTAGTCATCGCACTTGATGAAGACAATCGTACGGTCGCAGTATCACACGTTGGTTCGCTGAGGATACATGTCTGCTTAGATACGAGGAAATATCAAGAGATCGAGACATTTGCTGACTGAATGATATGGGTTGTTCGATCGATTCGTGTGGTGGTATCATGAGAACTGCTCAGGACAAGATTGGAATAAGTAGCCAAAATTAAAAGGCTTACATATGAacagcatcattggtctagtggtagaattcatcgttgccatcgatgaggcccgtgttcgattcacggatgatgcactcgaattttgttttttttctttctatatttgcTCCCGCCGACTGACCGCTGCGCCGATGTCATGATGGTGTAGCTTTTTCCTTCATTGTTACAATAGAGCGTATGAGACAATATACATACTGACCTTTCTATCAGTACATGTCAAGGCGAACGGGAAAATGCATTCGATCTATCTGGTCTCAAGAGTTTGGGTTGGACAGTAGGTATCCTCCCGAATTCTTCATATCACTCATTCTATCTCGCACAAATCCAGAGGATACCTGCCTTGTTTGTGTATAGGCCGTAAAGGTCTGTGTCACCAAGCAACGTGAGTCTTAGTAAGACCGGCAAGTGCAATGGTAAATGGGACAAAGAGGCAACCACATGACTACCTAGCCTCTCCCTCCTAGCATCGTCAATTTTGTGTGCCTCAATAGATCATAATGTAATACTAGCTGCATCACTTCTAAGTCCTTTGGTCGACAGCATCGATATCCATACTACCCATTATGTCGGATTCATTCCGCCAGTATTATTACGACCAGTACGATGACCCACAGAACTGCTATGGCCAGCAAGCTGCTGGATATAGTCACGGAGATACTCCTGGCAATTATTCTTCAACGCAATACCAGCAAGGACAGCGTTCGCAGTACGCATACAATCAGGCTCTTGTATGTCTATCTAATATTACCAATCCCGTATGCGCATGCCTCATGGGTCGTAAATAATCCATGGAGATAGCAGCAAGCTAATTTGTTAGCCTACCAATAACCATTATGTGAATCCATCCCCAGGCAGCCATCCTGCACAAGATCAGCAAAGCTATACACCTTCCTACGACGCAAGGCAACCAGATGGACATCGGCATGAGCAACCCACGTCCATGAGATGCGAGCAAAGCTCATCTTATCTACCACAGACTCAGCATCGGCAAGGCCAGAATGTGTCTTACTATCAGACGCAGTCAGAGCCTGTCCCTACTACAGACACATCCGAAGGTGAAAAGGGGTTTATCTCGCATGAAGCCGGCGTCATCGGCAGGGGCGCTCTAAGTCACAAGCTGGGAGATGGGATGCTGGGTGTTGCAGGAGGTGCATTGGCAGGCGCTGCAGGCATGAACATCGCAAGTAAACTGTAAGACTGcctatgatgatgactggcATACGTACGCTGACATGTGTTTTCCTCAGACGCAAGAGGCATAAGAAGAAACACCATGGCAAGAGTTCCCGTCGTTCAAGCTCCAGTCCCAGCTCAAGCTCCAGTTCCAGCTCAAGCTCGAGTTCAAGTTCCTCTAGTGATAGCCATTAGGAAATCATAAAAGCAAGCAAAGAGTATTCATACAAAAGCAGATATAAATGTGGTGCGCAGCTGGCCAGCTATCCCGAGCTAGCCTCTGCCTGCTGCCTGGTAGACACATTTTATTGTATACGTAAACCAAATTGTCCAGTCGATAGTCAGTCCACAATAGCAGAATATTCTACATGGCATCAGACAGAGAATGACTATGTAATGTTGAGAGATTCACTCTAGTCAGGATCGGCTACCTTCCCAACTTCTTTGGCTAGAATACCTGAAGGACACTTCCTCGCAACGGAGTCATTAACCTCATCACCGTTTTGCTTGTGAATCATTTTGCATTCACTTTTCTTTCACTCCCGTGTTGACTGTATGTCTCGTATCGATTACCGTATTAATGACCGACGCCTGTAGTGACAACCCCTCTTCTATTCACCTTGTGTGAAGCGTGACCAGACCCTTTTGGGACATCAGGGTATAGGGCCCACAatcttctatatatttctccctcgtcttcttcttctctttccttctcttctcctcttcgttATCTACaacctctctccctccccataTCAATATACGTAGTAAGTTATCTCATGATGGACTCTGGTGATGAGCGAGAAGAGTGTTGATCTTCTGTTCTTCTCTCAAGACAATTACATACATTACTGACTATTCGCCAAAGACATTCCCGAGCCACCGCCTCTGCTCCCACACCTCGCGGGCCCACTCAGGCACAGCTCGAGCGGTCTAAGGTAAGTTCTCTATATTAGAAGATGTCTGATTAAGATTGATCTGATAACATACTGTTATGTCATTGATAAATGTTGATACTAACTAAGTTTATAAATCATAGATGCCCTCGAAGATGCCGGAGTTGAGGTCCCGGAGGGGTAAAACTCCCTCCGGGACCTCACCGAAGGCCAGAAGCTGCGGAAGAAAGAGCTGAGAGAAGAGATAGCACGACTGAAAGAACTTGAGCGAGAATATCATGAAGATTACATTAATGCACTTGAAGATGCCGGCATCGTTGTGCCGGAGGGGGTTCTGCCCCCGACAAGGGTGCTCACCGAAGCCCAGAGGCTAAGGAAGAGAGAGCTCCGGCGCGAGCTGGAGCGTCTCAAGGCACTGGAACAGGAGTACCGGGAGGATTACAATGTGAAGATGGACGAGTGGTCTACCTCCCGGAAAGAGCTAGAGGATCAACTTTCAGCGCTGGACCAGGCATACTTAACCCCATTATCGATGCCCTCGAGGATGCTGGTGTAGTTATCCCAGAGGGGGTTTTAACCCCCCACAAGAGATCTCACAGAAGGGCAAAAGTTGCGGAAAAAAGAAGTGAGAGAAGAAATTACGCGACTGAAAGGACTAGAGCAAGAACATAATGAAGCTCTTCGAGTCAAAACTGAACAATGGGACTGCCTTTGCCCCCCCATATCAAGATACGTAGTAAGTTATCTCATGATGGACTCTGACTCTGGTGATGAGCGAGAAGAGTGTTGAtcttttgttcttctctcTAGACAACTACGGAAAGGTGAGCATGAGTCTAAGCAGCTCAGGTGATGCAATATATCTGATGATACTCTGTGCGTCTAACTCCCCCGCGTCGTAGTGTCCGTCGTCCTGATgccactgctgctactgcagCTGCTACATCTCGTCGAGGTGCTCGTCGTCCTCtccccaccgccgccaccgccgcTGCTCCCCCTCATCGCGGGCCCACTCAGGTTCAATTGGAACGCTCAAAAGTAAGTTTTCTATATTAGAAGATTTAGTGTATCTATGTGGTACTGTACTGGGTTCTGTGATATCATACTGTTATGTTATTGATAGATATTGATACTAagtttatagattattaatgCCCTCGAAGATGCCGGGGTTGAGGTCCCGGAGGGGGTTCTACCCCCCCCGGGACCTCACCGAAGGCCAAAAGTTAAGAAAGAAGGAGTTGAGAGAAGAGATAGCACGACTCAAGGAAAGAGAACGTGAACACAATGAAGCTCTCCGTGTGAAGACCGAGCAATGGGACACTGCCCGCAAAGGGCTAGTGGATGCTGTAGAACGCCATGACTCTGAACGCGCCGAGTCGTTTGCGCCCGACTACCAGTTGTCCAAAGAGTTGGACGAGCAGATCAAGTCCGCTGTCGCGGAAATCAAAGGTCTCGAGCAcaacatcttcttcacccgTTTTACTGCATGTATTTAGATCATCTTCGTTATCAGACACTTACAAACAACAAGACGCTTCTGCACGTTTCCAGGAAGCTGTCAGCTgatccttcgcctcttcttcctgcgtgGTCTCCGACGATCACCtcttccaaccaaccaaccaaccacccagCCCCTTGAGATCTAGATAGATCAAATCCATCTATCTTTGACCCTTTGTCTTGACTATTGATTTGTCTGCAAGTTCTTGAAGAGGATGTAGGCGCCTTCGATGTAGCTAGAGAAATGTTCCCTCATATTCTTATCGAGCAATGTGCCGTCATCGTTCGATGGCAATTGTAAATCAAATGTCATTGTTATACGGGCAACAGTTGTCCTCATGTTCATGAGTGCTAGCGGTTTGCCGATGCATGCGTAGGGGCCTTGAAATAGTTAAATTCGCAATTACAGGCGTGGTTAGAATAAGCAGACACGTTACTGCCACACCGGCCAGatttcctccacaccggccttcgctcatgccacaccctctgcctatcttataaaataagatccCATCCATTTAAGGCAAGGCTTGGGCTCTAGAACAGGCGGAATCCTATCACCTGCTACTCTTAGGACTTTTGTTCCTGAGGCATGGGTTCAGCATCTTAGGTATTGAAATTTACCCATGTTGGAAAAGCAGTAAAACAAATCAGAGAGGCCACATTTTAAATGAATGGGACCTTACCTTACAAGATAGgcggagggtgtggcatgagcgaaggctggtgtggaggaagcctggccggtgtggcggtagcgcctccctcAGAATATTGGCAAATCCAGCAACTGAAAGATATAACCCACCGAGTAAAAAAGGAGCATAGGCAGATCCATATTTCATCGCCTCAGGGTATCTGTACCACCTCTCAGGGAGGAGCCGATTTGCATTCTCGTAGAAGGCATTGGCTAGAAAGGTGAGCATTTGCTTTTGTCAGACTGAGGGATTATATAGTCCACTTACATCTTCCAATAACCCATTGCGGGCAAGAAACTGTCATGTTTCCTGGTATGTAGGTGTCACCGATCATGATGCCCTCTGGTGGTGTCTTTCTAGGAATAATGCTTCCAATTGGAGGATGTAGACGGAGCACCTCGTTGATAAACCCATTGAGATGTCTCAAGCCCGCGATTTTCTCGTGCATATACTCCCCGCTAGGCTCGACAGCACATAGACTTAGCTCCTCGCGGATCATCTTCACGTGTACTGGGTGTTTAGCCAGCTCGTAGATAATGGTGATTAGAGCTGCTGCGGTAGTGTCACTATCGTTCACTTGTGAGTCTGCCTTGCTAGAAAGAATAGCTTCGAAGAGGTGCATACCTCCCTGCTGCAATTATCAATTCAACATCCCCAAGCAACTGATAGAATTCTTTAGTTGTAGGTACTCGTCCTTGCAACTCCACGAGCAGCGACGAGCTGATATCGGGTATATCGGGCGTTTCCTAAAAGCATAAGCGATTTAACCGAGCATAAAACAGCGGAAAAAGCCTCAAAGACAATACCCTCATTCTCGTCTTCAAGCGCTGATGGCTAAACTCCTCATATCGCAAAGCATCCTTGTTCATCCCCGGTATGGAGCCCAGCAGCCGAAGGGCCCAGATAGGCACGGAGTATTCCAACGGTTTGAGCATATCATTCAATATCTGTATTGCCCAGTGGTTGGCACTAGCATCTAACATGCCGAAAGTTTTACCGAAAGCTAAGTCGCCCATCACATCGTAGCTGTACCATGTGAGATAATTGCTGATGTTAATAGCTTGACCATCGCCGGCTGATGTTAAGAGCTTGATCAGCTTTTCTCGGTAGACTTGAATGCGTTTTTCGTATGCTCGAAGTGATTTATCGCTGAAGCCTGGACTCCATACTCTCCGTCGTTGGTCATGAGCTTCCCTGTTTCGATGTGCATGTAGCGATTGCACTGGTGCACCGAGGTCATAGAAGGGCGCTTTAGTACAGGAGGACTTAAATCCATAGATGATATTTACGGCATCGGGGTGGATTATGGAGAGATCAGATGGGCCTATGCGCACAAATGGTCCGTACTTCTTATGCAACTCTTCGAGGACCTGGTAGAGGGGTTGGTGAAGAAGCTTTGCTGGTAGCCAGAACCCAGATAGACGTGCACCTAGGGGGCCGGGAAACTGTCCTAACGGATGAAGAAACGTCCTGTAAATGATGAGGCTGCAGTATAGGCCCAGCAGATGTGTAGATATTAGGCTCAGAGATGCGGTGCTTGCTCGCGTAAATGAGATGTTTTGTGCATATTGAATCGTTGCAGCAACTAGTATCGACAAGCCACCATATGTGTAGAGATACCGAATCGGATAGAGATGGTGTTCGCCAGAGCGAAAGTAGAGGCTGTGAGCTAGCACGCCTAGAGTGAATGCTCCAGCTTGTAGTTGTAGTCCATTTTCCATAATCATGACCACAGGCTTGAAGCCAAACTTGTGACGAGAAGGGCGTTAGTGATATCAGGAATTGCTAGAGAGCGACGTTTAATCTAACAAGGACTTACAACAGTGAAGTTGTATCGATGCTGCCTAGTGTTCATGATGAGTTCAGTCGGTGGTACAATCAATGCCAATCTTATGTCGGCTTACCCAAATTCTTGAATGGTCTTTTCAAGTGTGCGGCAATATTGTCCATCTGCTCTCACAGTCGCATGAAGCGGAGAAACCCGAGCAGGACATGTATGGGCCCTGAATCTGGGACCCCTTTTTCGCATTTGTTCTATCGTTTCCTGCAATCCTGGCGTGATTTAAGCAGGCTAGTACCCATCCTTGACATCGCCTGAACTGGTACTATGCTTGTGACATGTAGCCGGTTGAGCTTTCCAATCGCCAGTTATTTAAGGTCATACGATGTACCTGGTAGATGCCACATCTGTCCATCTTTGTGCATTGTTGTGGACCCATTTTCACGCCAGCCCCCTCTCTCCTTAATTCAAGGGAACTAAATTAGTCCCTGGaattttcttctccaaaaTAAACAGTAAAGGGATCCATTCTGCACCTACCGAAGAGTATCTCTATGGCCCAAAATCAGGTCTTTTCAAGCACCCCCGTATTTTCTTGAAACGTCATTAACTCTAAACCAGAGTCTCTCAGCGCCAATGCGCTCCATAAACTTCAGGCGGCAACACCGGAGTTCGGAAATTTACTACCTGCAGCGGAGTGTTAAGGTTTTCGAAGAGCGTTGCATATCTGAATGGTTACACAAGTATCGGCTTTGTGCCCGCCTTGTTGTGGCTTTCTGTTTAGAATGCATATATGCCCGCAGGACAGACAAGTGCGACATTCCTCAACCTCGTTCGGGGTGGGAACGGTAAAATCCTTGATCATACTGCCTTTTGTATAAGGGCAATACACTGACTTCTTGGACCAACAGATCTGCGAGCATCATCTACCTCGAGAGATAAATTAAACCAAAATGGCCTCACCTTTCCTGAGGGACGAAgtctcatctcatccaaaAGGTGTGGAGGCATCACCACCTGACGATTTGCCTGAGAATCAGAAGGCGAACGCTGGCACCGACTCCCAGACAACCTCAAAACCATGGGATACCATCGTGAAATACCAAACCTCAACCAATGGTGCCGAATCGTCCTGGTGGCGGAACATTGGCCCACTCCTTGGTCGGCTGCTGCAACTAACAGGCTACTCTGTGCCTATGCAATTCGAATATCTACTCTTCGCGCGGAATCACATTGTCCCCGCTCTCGGACCGTATCCGCAGCGCTGGCCAAGCGTTATGACCTATACCGACCTGCCGATTGAGATGAGCGTTAATTTCCAGGATCACCATGCATCGACCGTTCGTGTGGGCATTGAGCCGATCTGTGAGTTTGCGGGAACATCTAGTGATCGGTTCAATCAGACTGCTACGGAGCGGTTGGTTGGTCGACTGTCTACATTGGGAGGACTCGACCGCATGCTGTACCATCATTTCGTTAGGGATTTTGGAATCAGTGAGACGGAAACGTTGAAGGTGAAACAAGGGGAGTTTGAGAGGGACTCAGTGCAGTCGATGTATAATATAGGGTTCACCTTTGAGAGGGTTGGGGCAGCTAGTGTGGATACGAAGGGGTATGCTTTTCTCaggctgaaggagaaggcgtCTGGCGTGCCTATGCAACGATTACTCCGTGATTCATTGAACCAGCTAAATGTGACAGCAGAGAGAAGAGACAGTGAGGCAGTCCAGAAGGTGATTGACTACATGGAAGAA
It contains:
- the TEF3_1 gene encoding putative translation elongation factor eEF-3 (COG:J;~EggNog:ENOG410PGET;~InterPro:IPR016024,IPR011989,IPR040533,IPR017871, IPR027417,IPR003593,IPR003439,IPR015688;~PFAM:PF00005,PF17947;~antiSMASH:Cluster_1.18;~go_function: GO:0005524 - ATP binding [Evidence IEA];~go_function: GO:0016887 - ATPase activity [Evidence IEA]), which gives rise to MPAVDVSSVPAVSGKETAQSVAVLEDLIKNLNISSSQDEVNAAADNLAHLFSGPIPEQALPLKAVETFQKQLSNKKDAVVRERACEGIRAIASHATIAPGVEPHLVTLLGPVLAAVGDKMVPVKNAAQGAALAIVKGVNGNAVKAVLPPVLESLANAQKWQEKLAALECINALVETAPAQLSFRVPELIPVVSEAMWDTKADIKKAAYATMEKVCGLIVNKDIERFIPELIKCIAKPENVPETVHLLGATTFVSDVTGPTLAIMVPLLDRGLVERETAIKRKSAVIVDNMCKLVEDPQIVAPFLPKLMPRLEKNYETLADPEARGKTKQGLDTLCRVGDVKNGKIPEISTAGDISTVSAILKEILSSKFSAQAEKAESVITYVAAIAGQLVDEKDAEVTSWTQNALPYIAAIVGDEEAKPIVETLRKRASPGAAAEDEVLSDEEEGEDLCNCTFSLAYGAKILLNQTSLRLKRGQRYGLLGPNGTGKTTLMRAINNEQLEGFPKKDEVKTVYVEHDLDAADTEQTVIGWTIKKLREVGVQTSQEEVEAKLEEFGFLREQFEGPITSLSGGWKMKLALARAVFESPDILLLDEPTNHLDVKNVAWLENYLCTSPCTSIIVSHDSKFLDNVIQHVVHYERFKLKRYRGNLSEFVKRVPSARSYYELGASELEFKFPEPGFLEGVKTKAKAIIRVNNMSFQYPGTPKPQLTDISFQVSLGSRIAVIGPNGAGKSTLVNVLTGELIPTSGDVYQHENIRIAYIKQHAFAHIDNHLDSTPSEYIQWRFQTGEDRETMDRANKIVTDEDEKAMDKIYKIEGQPRRVIGIHARRKFKNSYEYECSFSLGENIGMKSERWTPMMTTDNAWIPRNEIMQSHAKMVAEVDQKEALASGQFRPLVRKEIEAHCEQFGLDAELVSHSRMRGLSGGQRVKVVLAACSWQRPHVIVLDEPTNYLDRDSLGALSKALKSFEGGVIIITHSREFTENLTEEVWAVVDGKMTPSGHNWVQGQGSGPRLEAKDGPEEVVDAMGNKTVVEKKKKLTSAELRKKRKERMARKKRGEEVSDDEEF
- a CDS encoding putative glutamine-serine rich protein MS8 (TransMembrane:1 (o159-177i);~antiSMASH:Cluster_1.18) — protein: MSDSFRQYYYDQYDDPQNCYGQQAAGYSHGDTPGNYSSTQYQQGQRSQYAYNQALPTNNHYVNPSPGSHPAQDQQSYTPSYDARQPDGHRHEQPTSMRCEQSSSYLPQTQHRQGQNVSYYQTQSEPVPTTDTSEGEKGFISHEAGVIGRGALSHKLGDGMLGVAGGALAGAAGMNIASKLRKRHKKKHHGKSSRRSSSSPSSSSSSSSSSSSSSSSDSH
- a CDS encoding uncharacterized protein (antiSMASH:Cluster_1.18) translates to MDSGDEREEHSRATASAPTPRGPTQAQLERSKMPSKMPELRSRRDAGIVVPEGVLPPTRVLTEAQRLRKRELRRELERLKALEQEYREDYNVKMDEWSTSRKELEDQLSALDQAYLTPLSMPSRMLV
- a CDS encoding uncharacterized protein (SECRETED:SignalP(1-31);~antiSMASH:Cluster_1.18), yielding MGLPLPPHIKIRMSVVLMPLLLLQLLHLVEVLVVLSPPPPPPLLPLIAGPLRFNWNAQKLLMPSKMPGLRSRRGFYPPRDLTEGQKLRKKELREEIARLKEREREHNEALRVKTEQWDTARKGLVDAVERHDSERAESFAPDYQLSKELDEQIKSAVAEIKGLEHNIFFTRFTACI